Part of the Sphingopyxis lindanitolerans genome is shown below.
TTTGGCATTGGGCCCTCGGCGCTGACGGAGGCCATGGGCATGCTCAACCACCATTTCGCAGCAGCCGCCTGATCGGCGCAGAGCGACAGCCTACCTCTGACTGCCGCCAATCTTTGCAACAGAGCCCATCGATCATGCTCGAACGGCTCGGCGCCTACCCGCGCGCCAACGGCTTGGCACTGGCATTGCGCGAGATCGGTCGCGTCGAACGCACGCTGTTCACGCTCGACTGGATCGAACAGCCCGAACAGCGTCGCCGCGCCACCCGCGAACTCAATAAGGGAGAAGCAGAAAATGCACTGAAACGCGCCATTTTCTTCCACCGCATCGGCCGTATCCGCGATCACGCGCTGCAAGCCCAGAGCCATCGTGCGAGCGCGCTTAATCTCGTCGCCGGTGCCATAGTCCTGTGGAACACGACCTACTTGCAAGCCGCCCGGATGCATCTCGCCAACCTTGGCCGACCGGTCCCGCCGGACTTGCTCCAAC
Proteins encoded:
- a CDS encoding Tn3 family transposase → WHWALGADGGHGHAQPPFRSSRLIGAERQPTSDCRQSLQQSPSIMLERLGAYPRANGLALALREIGRVERTLFTLDWIEQPEQRRRATRELNKGEAENALKRAIFFHRIGRIRDHALQAQSHRASALNLVAGAIVLWNTTYLQAARMHLANLGRPVPPDLLQHLSPLGWQHINLTGDYLWTDPDAPSTALRPLRLMRAVEGLAKP